AACCTACACCACCAATACATCCAGCTCAGCCACGGGGTGTGTGAAAGGGATCGTCGTGTAAGTCGGCTCTCTGGGCAAGTCCATGCGAAGGCTGACACGGTGCATAGGTCTATCGAACGAGAGGCGAATGAGATCAAGAGCAAGACCCAGCGCGGGACTGGTAGGCGGGTGCTGATGGCGAATGCAGATGAGCAAGACTTAGTGAGGCGATATAGGCGGATACAGTCGCTTTTTCGACAGCTGCAGGTGAGCTTGTGCCATAACCTCGGCAGTTGCATTGGGCGCTTATACATGTGCAGGCCAATATCGGGATGAGTACATTGGCAAACACGGAGGAACTGGTGGTGGTGTGTACCGCGTCTCACGATGCTTTTGCTTTTGCTTTCGCTGACCGATTGAGCGGACAGAACTCGAGACTGGCGACACTGAACACAGAGAATAAGGCCACCTACGACTCGCTGCTGTCTGCCTTGACCAACAGGCGAACATGCACCGAAGGCACACGAGTGAAGGTCCTGTCCGAACTCAAGGACTGGGTGTTTGCGCCGGATCGGCAGTCCGTATACTGGATGAGCGGGATGGCCGGCACCGGCAAGACCACCATCGCATGTACGTTTGCCAAATGGCTCGAAGGGCAGAAACTACTGGCGGCGAGCTTCTTTTGCACGCGGACGGATGCGGACTGCCAGGACGTGGCTCGAATCATACCAACGGTCGCATACCAGCTCGCGCGGTACTGCATCCCATTCCGGTCGGCGCTTTGCGATATTCTCGGAAACGACCCAGACTTGAGAACGAAGGACGTAACAAAGCAGTTCGAACGGCTGCTGGTCGACCCACTGAAGACAATCAAGAATGACATACCGAATAAtctggtggtggtgatcgATGCGCTGGACGAGTGCAACGACCAAAGAGGAGTGGAGCAAGTGCTGGATATGCTGTTCAAGCACGCCAGTCAGCTGCCAATCAAGTTCTTCGTGACGAGTCGACCCGAAGCAGAGATCTATACAACAATGACGACCCATGCACCGTTGCGTGCGGCGATATACCTACACGACATCGAAAAGTCGCTGGTCAGGGCGGACATCGAGCTATACCTAAAGCAGGAGCTATCGTCTACGATCCCGGGGCTACCGGATGAAGTGCTCAAGCAGCTCGTGGACCGATCCGGGGTGCTGTTCATCTATGCGGCTACGCTTGTTCGCTACATTCGACCCGGGACCGGCAGGGCCGATCCTCGTGAACGGCTGAACACGGTACTGGGTATGACCGCCGAGTCGGGGGAAGAAAAATCACAGATCGACATTCTATACGCGGCGGTACTCAAGTCGGCGCTGGATGATGGAGAGCTGCGAGGGCCGGAGAAAGAGGCGGTGCAGGCGGTGCTACGTACGGTGCTGTTTGCTCAAGAACCGATATCGCTGGAGACGATCGGGGCACTATCCGGGATCAACAATACGCACCAAGTGGAATACGCGCTGAATGGGCTTCGATCGGTACTGCACCACTCGGAGGCTACAAACCTTGTGACCACGCTGCATGCATCGTTTCCAGACTTTATGTTCAGCCAGGCCCGGTCAGGCCGATACTACTGCGACGTCAAGGAGCACAGTCCAGGGCTGGCGAGTCGATGCTTTGGGGTGATGAAAGACCAGCTACGGTTCAACATATGCGATTTGCCATCCTCGTTCATACGCGACAGCCAGGTCGACAACATACAACACCGAATCAAGACCAAGATCTCGTCTACACTGGCGTATGCATGCCGCTACTGGCCGAGTCATCTGGCTCAGACGAGAGTGTCGGAAGACATGGTGGTGGCGCTGAAGGAGTTTGTATCGGATCGgctgctgttctggatggaggtgatGTGCCTGCGGCGAGAGCTGCTGTTTGGGATTCACGGGTGGTCGGCGATCAAGCAATGGATAGCGGCAAGTGTGATGATGAGAGTCACCCGAGCTGCTTGCTGACATTACTTTCAGGAATCGGGGTCTGAATCGCCCGAGGTGGGGCAATGGGTCGACGATGCCAGCCACTTCTGCACCAGCTATGCCGCCAGCCCAGCGTCCCAGTCCACTCCACACATCTACATCTCATGCCTGCCTTTCTGCCCTCGGTCGAGCTCGGTATACACGCACTACTGGCATCGGATGCAAGGACTGCTGGAGCTGAAGGGAAGCCTGATGGACCGCAGAGAGACAGCCGCAGTGGCAACCTGGAACATGGGCTCGCCAGTACGGTCGGTGGCGTACTCGGTGGATGGGAGTCGAGTGGCAGTGGGATGCGAAGACGGAACAGTGAGCATACGGAACGCATACGATGGCACGGTGGTTGCTGGTCCACTCCAGGCTCACACCGGCTGGGTTCGTTCGGTGGTGTTCTCGCGTGATGGCAGGCTTGTTGCGTCTGGGTCAGATGATCGCACTATTTGGGTGTGGGACGTGCGCACCGGCAGTCCTGTTGCCGGCCCATTTCAAGGTCACATCGACCTGGTCCTCTCGGtctcgttctcacccgacagcAAGCGCATAGTCTCTGGCTCCGGGGACAACACCGTTTGTATATGGAGCGTAGCCGATGGAACACTGCTTTGCGGTCCGTTGCAGGGTCATACCGATTGGGTCcgctccgtgacgtactcgcCCGACGGCACTCTCATTGCCTCTGCCTCCTCCGACAAGACGATCCGACTGTGGCGCTCGGACGACGGCACTCCTGCTGCTTCACCGCTTCAAGGCCATACCAAAGCTGTCTACTCCGTTGTGTTCAGTCCTGATGGCTCTCTGCTTGTCAGCGGGTCACGGGACATGAGCGTTCGTGTGTGGAGGGTGTCTGATGGGGCGGCTGTCACCACTCCGTTTCAGGGCCATACAAGTGGCGTCACCTCGGTGGCGGTGTCGGCTGATGGCACACTTGCTGTCTCTGGCTCTGATGATCGTACTGTGCGAGTGTGGAGGATCGCCGATGGGTCGCTTGCTGCCGGTCCATTTGTTGGTCATACTAATCCGATTAACTCAGTTGGGTACTCACCGGATGGGACGCGAGTCATCTCTGGCTCTGATGATCGGACGGTGCGAGTGTGGAATGTGCGCGAGGGCATAGCGGCTCCTGCTTCCTCAGATCATGCTCTACCCTGGATAAAATCACTCTGGTTCTCGCCCGACAATGGCCACGTATTGACCGAATCGGACAAGGGTGAAGTGCGGATGTGGGATGTGTCGAATGGCACCTCCCAGTTAGCCCCACCCGACATACAGCTTCCCCGCCCGCCATCTATCACAACATCTCCCGACAGTTCCTACACTGCCCAAACCGATTCAGATGGAGAGCTGATACAGGTTGTGCGGACGGACGACAAGACCGTGGCTGCTGGACCGTTTGAGCCCATCCCTCGAGTATGGCAGTTTGCGGACGACAGCAGCTGTGTCATTGTAGGCTTCAAGGATGGCACGATTCGAGGCATATCACTGCGGACTGGAGAGACTGTATTCCGATTACGCTCCGCTAGTGACGATTGGGTTGACCTGATTGGACAGTGCTCGGATGGCTCACTTCTTGCGTCCGTTGACGACAATGACCACCCCAGTCGTAGCCTACGAGTCTGGAGTACGACCTCGCCTATCATAGGGTTTCACACCCCCACCGATGCCCCTTCCGGTTCGGGATCAAGTCAGACTCTTTCGGGACTTTACGATGGATGTCATGTCGATGGGGATGGCTGGCTGGTCAACAGCCGTAATGATCTGTTGCTGTGGCTTCCGGCGGAGATGGCTGATGCAGGACTGTCTCCGTTCGTGTCGGTGATCGTTACAACGTCTGGAACATTAGAGGTCCCGAAGCAGTGGCTGGTCGCTGGACGAGGGTGGGACAAGTGCTATATACGGAAGTAAGCGGTGCATGTGTAGATATCTTGCGTAGAACCTCGAACAATGTATCATGTATTTTTCAATTGCGTCAAATCATATCAGAAAACAAGCCAATGAGATGCATGCGGAATCATTTGGTGTAGTTGCTTTCCTCCGCCTCCAGTGACCAGACTACAGCTCTACAAGGTATCAAAGGGGACTTTATGGGACTCCGGTTTCCAATGCTTCTACCTATTGTCCCTCTCTAGCTCTTCTTGCTCTACAAAAAACTAAAGGTGCATCTAGGGGCAACGGTTGTGCAGCGATAACGATTATTAAATTGAATGGGATATGAAATGGGAGTAAGCTCTGACTGCGAGGGTGCAGCGCTTCGATCATGCCACTCATACTAGCCGTTTTGGGCGAGAGGCTGCTAGGATAACTTGACGAACGGTCGTGTCCCGTGAATGCCTGAGTACAATTAGCTCTTAGGCTTATCAGCACATACGCATGTACCACGGGAATCAGATGATTAGCATGGCTACGACTTGTGCTATTACACAGACATCTCATTTGTTCGGGCTCTCGAGCAACTTGCACGCGTCGAGATATACTATACTGATCGCAATGTTCTCATCTATGCTCGATAATGAGCTGACCGCCCCAAACATTCAACCTGCACACACCCTTGCATCAGAAGCCCATCCGAGGACTGAGACTTAGTGAGGCCTATTGTGCCGACGCGTGATATTTGTGAACGGTGCGCTCACGCAAGGACTGCCGTCTGTTTACAGTTTTCTCAGCAACCCTGATTTGCAATTTACAACCCGTCTATGCTACGCAAGTACTCTGCCTCGGCATCTTCTTGCTTGATACGTACGGTATGAGTGCCCACATGGCTGCTGCGTAGATAGCCGGCTATCAGATCGATAGCTATAAGCGCGAAGAACAATGATTGACAACGGTCCGGAAACTTGTAGATCCAGGTTGTTGTGTGCCGAACATGCGGCTCCGTTCGGTTGGTACCGCCGGGATTGGTCATTCGAATGATCGACAAACTCAGTAATATTGTCTCTGCCATCTTGTAGTTTACAGTTTGTGGTACAGCCCGATGTCCGCTGGATGTGCGCGACACGGATCAGGACTGGACTGAGGCAAGCGTATCGGGTGGTCAGTGGATATTGCTATCCGGGGAGACTTGATTGCCTCGCGCGGCCAGCCCTCAGAGAGACGTTTACCCCGGATGAGCTGGTTGAGGATCGCGTGGCACGTGGAAAGAGTTTGGTGATATACATACGAGCTAGAGAGAACGGCAGATGGGCCTGGGACGTTGCCGCGCCCGGGGACGGGTACAGCCACTGATGGAGTCATGAGATTGATCGGATAAATTGGCTTGCCTCGATCATTCGTGGTGCGGTCCGTCCGCGGGAGAAGATGATAGACTCATGGATTGTGTCTCTATTTCGAAGCTACCTGTATCTCGTACAAAGATGCATAACAGGATGAATACGAGCGGGACCGGTGGAGTCACTCAGTGGAAAGTCCGTCTAAGACAAATAAGGTGGCTTTGAGGCGGCTGGCCACGTGATTTGCGGTTTGTTGCTCTCTATTTTGCCGTATGGATCTTTCCACAGCCTGTTATGGTGTTTTTGCGCTATACTCACTGTTATTCGTCACTGGAACTGCGAGATCGAGCTGGACTAAATGTATGACCAGTGGTGTAGATGCGTCCGGCTGACGTCGAGAGGAATAGCGGTGAGTCTGGATGGTGTTGTCTGTGCGTGCAGTGTTGGCGCATGCTGAGCACATGAGCACAGGATCATAAACGACAGCTTTTGCGCTTCCGGTCATGCTGATCACCTACTGGGACTACGGCAGGTTGCAACGTGCAGTCCACGTTCCCTATTGCTATAAACGATTCGGGCACAAGCGCTCACGGCCAATCCGTTCAACGACCACGAAAACTCGAAAAATGTCGACTCTGAACAACCGGTCGAATAGAAAGAAAGGGAAAGTGCGACGCTGGCTGGATAGTCTACTTTGCGTCTCATCGCCCGAGGATCCAGTCGGGTCGTCCACCCAGCAGCACCCGTCTTCACATGCCTCGTTCCCTCTAGAACCAATCCAAGACGCCCACACAGATATCCCCAATTATGACAACACCGAACAGCAAGCGCCTTCGCATGCATCACCCCCTGCAAAGCCGACCCAAAATGGCCATGTAGATTCGGCTAATGACGAGAACGCACCCCTTCCGACAAGCCAATCGCCATCTCGAACCGCCACCCCTGTTGATACATCAGGTGTCAAGAGCGGAGCATGGGCTGGGCTGCGGGTGTCGCTCAAGACGCTGAGGGACACTCCTGCGATGTTTGGTCCGCTGGTCTCTGCCGCCAGCGTACTTCTCGACTGCTTCGATGTCATCGAGGTATGCTATGTATACGATCGTTCCATGACTCTTCCCGCTCACGCGTGCTCTTTGTCAGACGGTCTCAAGCAACCAGCAAGACTACGACGATTTGGCTGCCGACATTGATGCGCTCAGCAATGCACTAATGGAAGCCTACACCACCGAGACAGCCACGGGGTGTATGAACGGGATCATGAAGTAAGTCGGCTGTCTAGCCCAGTCCATGCGAAGGCTGACACGGTGCATAGGTCTATCGAACGAGAGTCAAATGAGATCAAGAACAAAACCCAGCGCGGGACTGGTAGGCGGGTGCTGATGGCAAATGCGGATGAGCAAGACTTAGTGAGGCGATATCGGCGGATAGAGTCGCTTTTTCGACAGCTGCAAGTGAGTTTATGTCATAACCTCGGCGGTTGGATTGGGCGCTTATACATGTGAAGGCGAACATCGGGATGAGTACATGGGCAAACACAAAGGAACTGGTGGTGGTGTGTACCGCGCGTCACGGGGCTCTCGCTTTCGCTGACTGACTGAGTGGACAGAACTCGAGACTCGCGGCACTGAACACAGAAAAGAAGGCCACCTATGACTCTCTCTTGTCTCGCTCGACCAGCAGGCGGACATGCACCGAAGGCACACGAGTGAAGGTCCTATCCGAGCTCAAGGACTGGGTGTTTGCGCCGGACCGGCAGTCGGTGTACTGGATGAGCGGGATGGCCGGCACCGGCAAGACCACGATCGCATACACGTTTGCCGAATGGCTCGAGACCGAGAAACTGCTGGCAGCGAGCTTCTTTTGCACGCGGACGGATGTGGACTGCCAGGACGTGGCTCGAATCGTACCGACGGTGGCATACCAGCTCGCGCGGTACTGCATCCCATTCCAGTCAGCGCTATGCGACGTTCTCGGAAACGACCCGGACATCGGATCGAAGGACATAACAAGACAGTTTGAACGGTTGATAGTAGACCCGCTGAACAAAATGAAGAATGCCATACCGAGCAAcctggtggtggtgatcgATGCGCTGGACGAGTGCAACGACCAACGAGGAGTGGAGCAAGTGCTGGATATGCTGTTCAAGCACGCCAGTCAGCTGCCGATCAAGTTCTTCGTAACCAGTCGACCCGAGGCGGAGATCTACACGACAATGACGACCCATGCACCGTTGCGGGCGGCGATATACCTACACGACATCGAAAAGTCGCTGGTCAGCGCGGACATCGAGCTATACCTAAAGCAGGAGCTTTCATCTACGATCCCCGGGCTACCAGATGAAGTGCTCAAGCAGCTCGTGGACCGATCCGGGGTGCTGTTCATCTATGCGGCTACGCTTGTTCGCTACATTCGACCCGGGACCGGCAGGGCCGATCCTCGTGAACGGCTGAACACGGTACTGGGCATGACCGCCGAGGCGGGGGAAGAAAAATCACAGATCGACATTCTATACGCGGCGGTACTCAAGTCGGCGCTGGATGATGGAGAGCTGCGAGGGCCGGAGAAAGAGGCGGTGCAGGCGGTGCTACGTACGGTGCTGTTTGCTCAAGAACCAATATCGCTGGAGACCATCGGGGCGCTATCTGGGATCGACAATACGCACCGAGTGGAGTACGCGCTGAATGGGCTTCGATCGGTGCTGCACCACTCGGAGGCTACAAACCTAGTGACCACGCTGCATGCATCTTTTCCAGACTTTATGTTCAGCAAGGCCCGATCAGGGCAATACTACTGCGACGTCAAGGAACATGCTCGAGGGCTGGCGAGTCGATGCTTTGGGGTGATGAAGGACCAGCTGCGGTTCAACATATGCGACTTGCCGTCTTCGTTCATACGCGACAGCCAGGTCGACAACATACAACACCGAATCAAGACCAACATCTCGTCACCACTGGCGTATGCGTGCCGCTACTGGCCGAGTCATCTTGCTCAGACGACGGTGTCGGAAGACATGGTGGCGGCGCTGAAGGAGTTCCTATCGGATCGActgctgttctggatggaggtgatGTGCCTGCGGCGAGAGCTGCTGTTTGGGATCCACGGGTGGTTGGCCATCAAGCAATGGATAACGGCAAGTAGGATGATGATAGTCACTCGCGCTGCTTACTGACATTACTTTTAGGAATCGACGTCTGAATCGCCCGAGGTGCGGCAATGGGTCGAAGATGCCAGCAACTTCTGCACCAGCTATGCCGCCAGCCCAGCGTCACAGTCCACTCCACATATCTACATCTCATGCCTGCCTTTCTGTCCTCGGTCGAGCTCGGTGTATACCCACTACCGGCATCGGATGCAAGGACTGCTGGAGCTGAAGGGAAGCCTGATGGACCGCAGAGAGACAGCCGCAGTGGCAACCTGGAACATGGGCTCGCCAGTATACTCGGTGGCGTACTCGGTGGATGGGAGTCGAGTGGCAGTGGGATGCGCTGACGGAACAGTGAGCATACGGAACGCATACGATGGCACGGTGGTTGTTGGTCCACTCCAGGCTCACACCGACTGTGTTAGTTTGGTGGTGTTCTCGCGTGATGGCAGGCTTGTTGCGTCTGGGGCAGATGATCGCACTATCCGGGTGTGGGACGTGCGCACCGGCAGTCCTGTTGCCGGCCCATTTCAAGGTCACACCGGCTCTGTCCTCTCGGCCTCGTTCTCACCGGACAGCAAGCGCATAGTCTCTGGCTCCCAGGACAAGACCGTTTGTATATGGAGCGCAGTCGATGGCACCTTGCTTTGCGGTCCATTGCAGGGTCATACCGGATCAGTCcgctccgtgacgtactcgcCCGACGGCACTCTCATTGCCTCTGCCTCCTCCGACAACACGATCCGACTGTGGTGCTCGGACGACGGCACTCCTGCTGCTTCACCGCTTCAAGGCCATACCGACGCTGTCTACTCCGTTGTGTTCAGTCCTGATGGCACTCTGCTTGTCAGCGGGTCAAGGGACAGGACCGTTCGTGTGTGGAGGGTGTCTGATGGGTCGGCTGTCACCACTCCGTTTCAGGGCCATACAAGTGGCGTCACCTCGGTGGCAGTGTCGGCTGATGGAACACTTGTTGCATCTGGCTCTTATGATAAGACTGTGCGAGTGTGGAGGATCGCCGATGGGTCGCTTGCTGCCGGTCCATTACTTGGCCATACTGATTTGATTGTGTCAGTTGGATACTCACCGGATGGGACACGAGTCATCTCTGGCTCTTATGATTGGACGGTGCGAGTGTGGAATGTGCGCGAGGGCATAGTGGCTCCTGCCTCCTCAGACCATGCTCTACCCAAGATAAAATCACTCTGGTTCTCGCCCAACAATGGCCACGTATTGACCGAATCGGACGAGGGTGAAGTGCGGATGTGGAATGTGTCGAATGGCACCTCCCAGTTAGCCCCACCCGACATACACCTTCCCCGCCCGCCATCTATCACAACATCTCCCGACAGTTCGCACACTGCCCAAACCGATTCAGATGGAGAGCTAGTACAGGTTGTGCGGATGGACGACAAGACCGTGGTTGTTGGACCGTTTGAGCCCACCCCTCGAGTATGGCAGTTTACGGACGACAGCAGCTGTGTCATTGTAGGCTTCGAGGACGGCACGATCCGAGGCATATCACTGCGGACTGGAGAGACCGTATTCGTATTACGCTCTGCTGGGGACGACTGGGTTGACCTGATTGGACAGTGCTCGGATGGCTCATTTCTTGCGTCCGCTGACGACAGTAAGTACCCTAGTAGTAGCCTACGAGTCTGGAGTACGACCTCGCCTATCATAGGGTTTCACAccctcaccaatgccccttccgcttcaggaccaagtcaGACTCTTTCCGAATTTTATGATGGATGTCATGTCGATGGGGATGGCTGGCTAGTCAACAGCCGTAACGACCTGTTGCTGTGGCTTCCGGTGGAGATTGCTGATGCAGGACTGTCTCCGTTTGTGTCGGTGATTGTTACAACgtctggaatattggaggTTCCGAAGCAGTGGCTGGTTGCTGGACAAGAGTGGGACAAATGCTACATACAGAAGTAAGCGGTGTATGTGTGGACATCTTATGTAGAAACTCGAATAATGTACTGTGTATTTTGTCATTGCATCAACTTATATCACCAAACGAGCCAATAACATGCATATGTAATGATTCGGTGGTGTTTCTTCCTCCCGCCTCCAGTGGCTGATTGCAGCTCTGCAAGTTATCAAAGGGGGCTCTGTGCGGCTCCAATCCCCTGTGCTTCTCACCATCGTCCCCCTCTGGCACTTCACGCCCTCTAAAATGCTAAAGATGCATCTAAGGACAATGATGGCGTGGTGATAATGATTATTGAATTGAATGGGATATGAAATGCGAGCAAGCTCTGACTGCGAGGGTGCAGCGCTTCGATCATGTCACTCATATTGGCCGTTTTGGGCCAAGAGGTACTTGGTTTGGAGCGAGGGCTGCTAGGATGACTTGACGAACGGTCGTGTCCCGTGAATGCCTGAGTACAACTAGCTCTTAGGTTTATCAGCATATGCGCATGTACCGCGGGGATCAGATGATTAGCATGGTTACGACTTGTGCTATTACACAGACATCCTACCTGTTTGGGCTCTCGAGCAACTTGCACGCGTCGAGACGTACTATACTGATCGCAATGTTCTCATCTATGCTCGATAATGAGCTGGCCACCCCAAACATTCAACCTGTACACACCCTTGCATCAGAAGCCCATCCGAGGAATGAGACTTAGTGAGGCATGTTGGGCCGACGCGTGAAAGTTGTGAATGGTGCGCTCACGCAAGGACTGCCGTCTGCCTATGGTTTTCTCGACAGCCCTGATTTGTAAGTCACCACCCGTCTATCCTACGCAAGTACTCTGCCTCGGCATCTTCTCGCTTGATACGCACAGTATGAGTGCCCACATGGCTGCTGCGTAGGTAGCTTGATTTCCGGCCGATAGCTATGAGCGCAAAGAACAACGATTGACAGCGGTCCGGAAACCTGTGGATCCAGGTTGTTGTCTGCGGGACTTGCGGCTCCGTTCCGTTGGTACCGCCGGGATTGGTCACTCGAATGATCGACAAACTCAATAATATTGTCTCCACTAGCTTGTAGTTTACAGTTTGTGGTACAGCCCGATGTCCGCTGGATGTACGCGACACGGATCAGGACTGGACTGGGGCAAGTGTGTCGGGTGGTCAGTTGATATTGCTATCCGAGGAAACTTGATTGCCTTGCGCGGCCAGCCCTCAGAGAGACATTTATCCCGGATGAGCTGGTTGAGGATCGCGTGGGATGTGGAAAGAGTTTGGCGATATACATACGAACTACAGAGAACAACAGATGGGCCTGGAAGGTTGCCGCGCCGGGGACGGGTACAGCCACTGATGGACCCATGAGATTGATCGGACAAATCGGCTTGCCTCGATCATTCGTGTTGCGGTCCGTCCGCGGGAGAAGATGATAGACTCATGGATTGCGTCTCTATTTCGAAGCTACCTGCATCTCGTACAAAAATGCATAACAGGATCAATATGAGCGGGACCGGTGGAGTCACTTGGTGGAAATTCCGTCTAAGACAAATAAGATAGCTTTGAGGCGGTTGGCCACGTGATTTGCGGTTTGTTGCTCTCGATTTTGCTGCATGGAGCTTTCCACAGCCTGTTATGGTGTTTTTGcgctatactcaatgttatTCATCACTGGAACTGCGAGATCGAGCTGGACTGAATGTACCACCACTGGTGTGGATGCGTCCGGCTGGCGTCGAGAGGAATAGCAGTGAGTCTGGCTGGTGTTGTGTGTGCGTGCAGTGTTGGCGCATGCTGAGCACATGAGCACAGGATCATAAACGACCGCTTTTGCGCTTCCGGTCACGCTGATCACCTACTGTGAGCATGGCAGGCTGCAGCGTGCAGTCCACGTTCCCTATTGCTATAAACGATTCGGGCACAAGCGCTCACGGCCAATCCGTTCAACGACCACGAAAACTCGAAAAATGTCGACTCGGAACAACAGGTCGAACAGAAAGAAAGGGAAAGTGAGACGCTGGCTGGATAGTCTACTTTGCGTCTCATCGCCCGAGGATCCAGTCGGGCCACCCACCCAGCAGCGCCCGTCTTCACATGCCTCGTTACCCTTAGAACCAATCCAAGACGCCCACACAGATGCCCCCAATAATGACAACACCGAACAACAAGCGCCTTTGCATGCATCACCCCCTGCAGAACCGACCCAAAGTGCCGATGTGGATTCGGTCAATGACGAGAACGCACCCCTTCCGACAAGCCAATCGCCATCTCGAACCGGCACTCCTGTCGATACATCAGGTGTCAAGAGCGGAGCATGGGAAGGGCTGCGGGCGTCGCTCAAGACCCTGAGGGACACTCCCGCGATGTTTGGTCCGCTCGTCTCCGCCGCCAGTGTACTTGTTGACTGCTTCGATACTATCGAGGTGCGTCAGTCTTATGGATGCTCGTCGCATCTCCAAGCTGACACGTACCTTGATCCAGGTTGCTGCGAGAAACCAACAAGACTACGAGCATCTGGCCACCGAGCTTGACACGCTCGCCAAGTCGCTTGTGACGACCTGCAAGGGAGGTGCGCCGAGCTCGGTTACCGACTGTGTGAAGGGGATTGCCATGTACGTCAAGCGGCAATTTGTCGTTTTTATGCGATGGCTGACAGGATGTAAAGTGTTATCAAGCGCGAGGCAGAAGAGATCGAGAACAAGGTGGGACGTGGGACTGGAAGGCGGATGGTGATGGCGAATGCAGACGGGGAGGACCTAGTGAGGCGATACAGGCGGATTGAGTCACTGTTCCGCCAATTGCAGGTGGGTGCATACTGTATAATCAAGGACTGGACTCGGCGCTTATGTGTGGACAGACAAACATCGGGATGAGTA
The Rhizoctonia solani chromosome 8, complete sequence DNA segment above includes these coding regions:
- a CDS encoding Vegetative incompatibility protein HET-E-1; amino-acid sequence: MSTRNNGSNRKKGKVRRWLDSLSCFSSSEDPVALSPEDPVAPLSGVKSGPWEGLRATLKTLGDTPAMFGPLVSAASVLLDCFDVIEAVSSNQQDYEDLATSLDALSKAFMGTYTTNTSSSATGCVKGIVVSIEREANEIKSKTQRGTGRRVLMANADEQDLVRRYRRIQSLFRQLQANIGMSTLANTEELVVNSRLATLNTENKATYDSLLSALTNRRTCTEGTRVKVLSELKDWVFAPDRQSVYWMSGMAGTGKTTIACTFAKWLEGQKLLAASFFCTRTDADCQDVARIIPTVAYQLARYCIPFRSALCDILGNDPDLRTKDVTKQFERLLVDPLKTIKNDIPNNLVVVIDALDECNDQRGVEQVLDMLFKHASQLPIKFFVTSRPEAEIYTTMTTHAPLRAAIYLHDIEKSLVRADIELYLKQELSSTIPGLPDEVLKQLVDRSGVLFIYAATLVRYIRPGTGRADPRERLNTVLGMTAESGEEKSQIDILYAAVLKSALDDGELRGPEKEAVQAVLRTVLFAQEPISLETIGALSGINNTHQVEYALNGLRSVLHHSEATNLVTTLHASFPDFMFSQARSGRYYCDVKEHSPGLASRCFGVMKDQLRFNICDLPSSFIRDSQVDNIQHRIKTKISSTLAYACRYWPSHLAQTRVSEDMVVALKEFVSDRLLFWMEVMCLRRELLFGIHGWSAIKQWIAASESGSESPEVGQWVDDASHFCTSYAASPASQSTPHIYISCLPFCPRSSSVYTHYWHRMQGLLELKGSLMDRRETAAVATWNMGSPVRSVAYSVDGSRVAVGCEDGTVSIRNAYDGTVVAGPLQAHTGWVRSVVFSRDGRLVASGSDDRTIWVWDVRTGSPVAGPFQGHIDLVLSVSFSPDSKRIVSGSGDNTVCIWSVADGTLLCGPLQGHTDWVRSVTYSPDGTLIASASSDKTIRLWRSDDGTPAASPLQGHTKAVYSVVFSPDGSLLVSGSRDMSVRVWRVSDGAAVTTPFQGHTSGVTSVAVSADGTLAVSGSDDRTVRVWRIADGSLAAGPFVGHTNPINSVGYSPDGTRVISGSDDRTVRVWNVREGIAAPASSDHALPWIKSLWFSPDNGHVLTESDKGEVRMWDVSNGTSQLAPPDIQLPRPPSITTSPDSSYTAQTDSDGELIQVVRTDDKTVAAGPFEPIPRVWQFADDSSCVIVGFKDGTIRGISLRTGETVFRLRSASDDWVDLIGQCSDGSLLASVDDNDHPSRSLRVWSTTSPIIGFHTPTDAPSGSGSSQTLSGLYDGCHVDGDGWLVNSRNDLLLWLPAEMADAGLSPFVSVIVTTSGTLEVPKQWLVAGRGWDKCYIRK
- a CDS encoding Vegetative incompatibility protein HET-E-1, giving the protein MSTLNNRSNRKKGKVRRWLDSLLCVSSPEDPVGSSTQQHPSSHASFPLEPIQDAHTDIPNYDNTEQQAPSHASPPAKPTQNGHVDSANDENAPLPTSQSPSRTATPVDTSGVKSGAWAGLRVSLKTLRDTPAMFGPLVSAASVLLDCFDVIETVSSNQQDYDDLAADIDALSNALMEAYTTETATGCMNGIMKSIERESNEIKNKTQRGTGRRVLMANADEQDLVRRYRRIESLFRQLQANIGMSTWANTKELVVNSRLAALNTEKKATYDSLLSRSTSRRTCTEGTRVKVLSELKDWVFAPDRQSVYWMSGMAGTGKTTIAYTFAEWLETEKLLAASFFCTRTDVDCQDVARIVPTVAYQLARYCIPFQSALCDVLGNDPDIGSKDITRQFERLIVDPLNKMKNAIPSNLVVVIDALDECNDQRGVEQVLDMLFKHASQLPIKFFVTSRPEAEIYTTMTTHAPLRAAIYLHDIEKSLVSADIELYLKQELSSTIPGLPDEVLKQLVDRSGVLFIYAATLVRYIRPGTGRADPRERLNTVLGMTAEAGEEKSQIDILYAAVLKSALDDGELRGPEKEAVQAVLRTVLFAQEPISLETIGALSGIDNTHRVEYALNGLRSVLHHSEATNLVTTLHASFPDFMFSKARSGQYYCDVKEHARGLASRCFGVMKDQLRFNICDLPSSFIRDSQVDNIQHRIKTNISSPLAYACRYWPSHLAQTTVSEDMVAALKEFLSDRLLFWMEVMCLRRELLFGIHGWLAIKQWITASRMMIESTSESPEVRQWVEDASNFCTSYAASPASQSTPHIYISCLPFCPRSSSVYTHYRHRMQGLLELKGSLMDRRETAAVATWNMGSPVYSVAYSVDGSRVAVGCADGTVSIRNAYDGTVVVGPLQAHTDCVSLVVFSRDGRLVASGADDRTIRVWDVRTGSPVAGPFQGHTGSVLSASFSPDSKRIVSGSQDKTVCIWSAVDGTLLCGPLQGHTGSVRSVTYSPDGTLIASASSDNTIRLWCSDDGTPAASPLQGHTDAVYSVVFSPDGTLLVSGSRDRTVRVWRVSDGSAVTTPFQGHTSGVTSVAVSADGTLVASGSYDKTVRVWRIADGSLAAGPLLGHTDLIVSVGYSPDGTRVISGSYDWTVRVWNVREGIVAPASSDHALPKIKSLWFSPNNGHVLTESDEGEVRMWNVSNGTSQLAPPDIHLPRPPSITTSPDSSHTAQTDSDGELVQVVRMDDKTVVVGPFEPTPRVWQFTDDSSCVIVGFEDGTIRGISLRTGETVFVLRSAGDDWVDLIGQCSDGSFLASADDSKYPSSSLRVWSTTSPIIGFHTLTNAPSASGPSQTLSEFYDGCHVDGDGWLVNSRNDLLLWLPVEIADAGLSPFVSVIVTTSGILEVPKQWLVAGQEWDKCYIQK